Proteins from a single region of Merismopedia glauca CCAP 1448/3:
- a CDS encoding EAL domain-containing protein: MPINDKPSNQQNPLSNRTFLAIEDPQGRRVISLDKSIYSLGRESKNSIVLRSPHVSRYHATLLKVYSPETDAHLFQVIDGDLQGNRSTNGLKVNGKKCFSKTLHDRDLIQFSEQVRAYYLVTGVEATESFVYELCEQLSGNEKSKGNIDPFETVVGNESDTESVQNSVLIRLASFPELIPSPIIEIDLNGKITYINPAALLKLENIQQMQAKHPILTGLINIVDEQRQFFVREVEVDGAVFEQTIHYIAESRLLRSYLTDITERKRAESALRESEERYALAARAANDGLWDWKIKTQEIYYSSRWKSMLGYEEGEIGNSPDEWFNRIHPEDLQRVQAELAAHVEGATPHFRSEYRMLYKNGEYNWMLSQGIIVQDETGEVYRMAGSQTDIQGRKHAEAQLMHDALHDALTSLPNRVLFMDRLEHALEMTKRRSDYMFAVLFLDLDRFKVVNDSLGHQSGDQLLIALVKRLENCIRGADTLARLGGDEFAIILEDVRSVNDAKYVADRLQKQLALPFNIQKQEIFSSVSIGIALSNNTYVSAQEVLRDADIAMYRAKAQGKACYEIFDPSMHTKAVTLLQLESDLRRATERQDLMIHYQPIVSLSSGEIAGFEALLRWHHPERGWVKPGELIPVAEDTGLILPIGYWVLREACRQLKIWQEQFATEPPLTVSVNLSGKQFKEANLLGQIQHIITETQINPKTLKLEITESVIVENAEAAAKTLSELRAMGVQIYIDDFGTGYSSLGYLHRFPLDALKIDRSFIINMCNETESAEIVQTIINLAQNLQIYIVAEGVETQQQWEQLRKIDSTGGYGQGYYFSHPLSGAEVEQLLAEEVQW, from the coding sequence ATGCCAATCAATGATAAGCCTAGTAATCAACAAAATCCGTTATCTAATCGGACTTTTTTGGCGATTGAAGATCCACAGGGTAGGCGTGTTATTAGTCTCGATAAAAGCATTTATTCTTTAGGGAGGGAATCAAAGAACTCGATTGTGCTGCGATCGCCCCATGTTTCTCGCTATCATGCTACTCTTTTAAAGGTCTATAGTCCAGAGACGGATGCTCATCTCTTTCAAGTCATAGATGGAGATCTGCAAGGAAATAGAAGTACAAATGGCTTGAAAGTTAATGGGAAAAAGTGCTTTTCTAAAACTTTACACGACCGAGATTTAATTCAGTTTTCCGAACAAGTCAGAGCTTACTATTTGGTTACCGGTGTGGAAGCTACAGAAAGCTTTGTTTATGAACTTTGCGAACAGCTTAGCGGTAATGAAAAATCTAAGGGTAATATTGACCCTTTTGAAACAGTTGTAGGTAATGAAAGCGATACAGAGTCAGTTCAAAATTCTGTGTTAATCAGACTTGCTTCATTTCCAGAACTCATCCCCAGTCCGATTATTGAAATTGATTTAAATGGGAAAATTACTTATATTAATCCAGCAGCGCTGCTCAAGCTAGAAAATATCCAGCAAATGCAAGCCAAACACCCTATTTTGACTGGTTTGATTAATATCGTAGATGAACAAAGACAATTTTTTGTCAGAGAAGTCGAAGTAGATGGGGCTGTATTTGAGCAGACAATCCACTATATTGCTGAAAGTCGTCTTTTAAGAAGTTATTTAACTGATATTACCGAAAGAAAGCGGGCTGAATCGGCTTTAAGAGAAAGTGAAGAAAGGTACGCCCTAGCCGCTAGAGCCGCTAATGATGGATTATGGGACTGGAAAATTAAGACTCAAGAAATATACTATTCTAGTCGATGGAAATCCATGCTGGGCTATGAAGAAGGCGAAATTGGTAATAGTCCAGATGAATGGTTTAATCGCATCCATCCCGAAGATTTACAAAGAGTTCAAGCAGAACTAGCAGCACACGTAGAAGGTGCAACACCCCATTTTCGGAGCGAATATCGGATGCTCTACAAGAATGGTGAATACAATTGGATGCTCAGCCAAGGAATCATCGTTCAAGATGAAACTGGGGAAGTGTATCGGATGGCTGGATCGCAAACCGATATACAAGGTCGTAAACACGCAGAAGCACAACTAATGCATGATGCACTGCATGATGCTCTTACTTCCTTGCCTAATCGCGTTCTGTTTATGGATCGTCTAGAACACGCCTTGGAAATGACTAAAAGACGATCTGATTATATGTTTGCGGTCTTATTTTTAGATCTTGACCGCTTTAAGGTCGTCAATGATAGCCTAGGTCATCAAAGTGGCGATCAACTACTGATTGCTTTGGTTAAAAGGCTAGAAAACTGTATTCGCGGCGCTGATACCTTAGCACGTTTGGGGGGAGATGAGTTTGCCATTATTCTAGAAGATGTGCGATCGGTTAATGATGCTAAATATGTCGCCGATCGCTTACAAAAACAATTAGCTTTACCTTTTAATATTCAAAAGCAAGAAATATTCTCTAGTGTCAGTATTGGCATTGCTTTGAGTAACAACACTTATGTTTCTGCCCAAGAGGTCTTGCGAGATGCAGATATCGCTATGTATCGCGCCAAAGCTCAAGGTAAGGCTTGTTATGAAATCTTTGACCCTTCAATGCACACTAAAGCTGTCACTCTGTTACAGCTAGAGAGCGATTTAAGACGAGCTACAGAACGCCAAGACTTGATGATTCACTATCAGCCCATAGTTTCCCTTTCATCTGGTGAAATTGCTGGATTTGAAGCCCTTTTGCGCTGGCATCATCCTGAAAGAGGCTGGGTAAAACCAGGAGAATTAATCCCAGTGGCTGAAGATACTGGATTAATTCTCCCGATAGGATACTGGGTATTGCGGGAAGCTTGTCGTCAACTCAAAATCTGGCAAGAACAATTTGCTACTGAACCCCCATTAACTGTCAGTGTGAATTTGTCAGGAAAACAGTTTAAAGAGGCTAATTTGTTAGGTCAAATCCAACACATAATTACTGAAACTCAAATTAACCCCAAAACTCTGAAGTTAGAAATTACCGAAAGTGTCATTGTCGAGAACGCAGAAGCAGCAGCTAAAACTCTTTCGGAACTGCGTGCTATGGGAGTTCAAATTTATATTGATGATTTTGGGACAGGCTATTCTTCTTTGGGTTATTTACATCGTTTTCCGCTAGATGCCTTGAAGATTGACCGCTCATTTATCATTAATATGTGTAATGAAACCGAAAGTGCGGAAATTGTCCAAACAATTATCAATTTAGCTCAGAATCTCCAAATTTATATAGTCGCTGAAGGTGTAGAAACACAGCAACAGTGGGAACAATTGAGGAAAATTGACTCAACTGGCGGCTATGGTCAAGGATACTATTTCTCTCATCCTCTTTCTGGCGCTGAAGTAGAGCAGTTACTTGCAGAAGAGGTGCAATGGTAA